One Desulfobulbus oligotrophicus DNA segment encodes these proteins:
- a CDS encoding DUF4388 domain-containing protein, translating to MKTFNTAFEITHVQNCPLYMQDDCFVLTDKAVELPLGRASCLILVRELTGVLFTLIPDADQCFAKHHRTIFTCGGCTGLIKFRLTEKPVIRNNNKDVPAFSENPQSVISGRIEAIHPAELLQVFHMHQKTGRLVLEFANGSARVTFREGGLLAARFEDFDNQEAIYAMLAEKKGTFHFIPGLPDALMQTREIGDFMMILMEGLRRLDEEA from the coding sequence ATGAAAACATTCAACACCGCATTTGAAATCACCCACGTTCAGAACTGTCCATTATACATGCAGGATGACTGTTTTGTCCTGACTGACAAGGCAGTGGAATTACCATTGGGACGAGCCTCCTGCCTGATCCTGGTACGAGAACTGACAGGGGTACTCTTCACCTTGATTCCGGATGCGGACCAGTGTTTTGCTAAACATCACAGGACGATTTTTACGTGCGGCGGATGCACCGGGTTGATCAAGTTCAGACTGACCGAGAAACCTGTCATCAGAAATAACAATAAAGATGTGCCGGCTTTTTCAGAAAATCCCCAGTCAGTTATCAGCGGCCGGATTGAGGCGATCCACCCGGCTGAGCTGCTGCAGGTCTTTCATATGCATCAGAAAACCGGTCGTCTTGTCCTCGAATTTGCAAACGGCTCTGCACGGGTAACCTTCAGAGAAGGCGGCTTATTGGCGGCACGTTTTGAAGATTTTGATAATCAGGAGGCGATTTATGCAATGCTGGCTGAAAAGAAGGGAACGTTTCATTTTATTCCCGGTCTGCCGGATGCACTGATGCAGACACGGGAAATCGGTGATTTTATGATGATCCTCATGGAAGGTTTACGGCGTCTTGATGAGGAAGCGTAA
- a CDS encoding HAD family hydrolase codes for MLQLVIFDCDGVMFNSLEANRHYYNHLLHAFDCPQMDEEELQYVHIHNVRHSVAHIFRKHTHIPPATIESYRQNLDYRQFLRHMTMEPDLLPFLQQVKVRYKTAISTNRTDTMDTILDTFALRPWFDMVVTALTAPRPKPAPDGLYMILDHFQVEPKHAIYIGDSEVDQEHCAGSGVELIAFKNKRLTAQYHVDDFLSILKLPPFQNNTSCCTKD; via the coding sequence ATGCTACAACTTGTTATCTTTGACTGTGACGGCGTTATGTTTAACTCTCTTGAGGCAAACCGCCACTACTACAACCACCTTCTGCATGCTTTTGACTGTCCACAGATGGATGAAGAAGAACTACAGTACGTTCATATTCACAATGTCCGTCATTCCGTAGCGCATATATTCCGGAAGCATACACATATCCCTCCCGCCACCATTGAGTCGTATCGTCAAAATCTCGACTACAGGCAGTTTCTTCGCCATATGACCATGGAACCGGATCTGCTGCCCTTTCTTCAACAGGTCAAGGTGCGGTATAAGACAGCTATTTCAACAAATCGCACCGATACCATGGATACGATTCTTGACACCTTCGCTCTCCGCCCATGGTTTGACATGGTGGTCACCGCACTGACAGCGCCACGTCCAAAACCCGCTCCCGACGGTCTGTACATGATACTGGACCATTTTCAAGTGGAACCAAAACATGCTATCTACATTGGAGATTCGGAAGTTGACCAGGAGCACTGTGCCGGTAGTGGTGTTGAACTGATTGCCTTCAAAAACAAGCGGTTGACTGCCCAGTATCATGTGGATGATTTCTTAAGTATCCTGAAGCTGCCGCCTTTTCAAAATAATACGTCCTGTTGTACAAAGGATTAG
- a CDS encoding HD domain-containing protein: MMSSIADNPALLEQLKSISRVYCEAEGGAHGPDHSLRVLHNATTIGRLMGGRLDVLVPAALLHDIGRKDESQSFGQICHAQRGAELAAPLLDKLGYTPVAIEAICHCIRTHRYRDNKQPQSLEAKILFDADKLDSIGAIGIGRAFLFAGQIGARLHNPEVDPFATLPYSLDDTAYREFVVKMSAIRKQMLTSAGRKMAEQRHAFMHTFFEQLTREVTNL, from the coding sequence ATGATGAGCAGTATCGCCGACAATCCAGCTCTCCTTGAGCAACTCAAATCGATCAGTCGTGTTTACTGTGAGGCGGAGGGTGGAGCACATGGTCCTGATCACAGCCTGCGCGTCCTGCACAACGCTACCACCATCGGCCGGCTGATGGGAGGACGGCTGGACGTTCTCGTTCCGGCGGCCCTGCTTCATGATATCGGCCGTAAGGACGAAAGTCAGAGTTTCGGACAGATATGCCATGCTCAGCGCGGTGCTGAACTTGCAGCACCACTGCTTGACAAGCTTGGGTATACTCCAGTGGCAATCGAAGCGATCTGTCACTGTATCCGAACGCACAGATACCGTGACAACAAGCAACCGCAGAGCTTGGAAGCAAAAATTCTCTTTGATGCTGATAAACTGGATTCCATTGGCGCCATCGGGATCGGCAGAGCGTTTCTCTTTGCCGGCCAGATCGGTGCCCGTCTTCATAACCCTGAAGTTGATCCTTTTGCAACCTTGCCGTATTCACTTGATGACACGGCCTACCGTGAATTTGTGGTCAAAATGTCCGCTATCCGCAAACAGATGCTCACCTCAGCAGGACGTAAGATGGCTGAGCAGCGGCATGCGTTCATGCACACCTTTTTCGAACAACTTACCCGGGAAGTCACTAACCTGTAA